A stretch of Fibrobacterota bacterium DNA encodes these proteins:
- a CDS encoding peptidylprolyl isomerase — translation MRQIRFLRIKSLCAALAVAAIAAAMPASATRQPYDGVVALVDDQIILLSELEEMRMVTAAQTPGLQKAPADLLRKELLEKLIDDKVVLVKAKQDTTIKVSERDISPRVEEAISRYVDQQGGEKKFETLLKQTNGMSLAQFRARLTQQYLDQSFRQKLQYKYVGEHDPSNQQVKEFYDRYKDSLPLQQNGLRLSHIQVKINPSPVLEKAAYLKADSLIKRLDKGEAFADLAKAKSDDASGKDGGDLGYTKRGTLDPDFERAAFGLDAGDYTKVPVRTRFGYHIIKVTGKKDDQIRCSHILVRLVPESGDSARALKYMDSLRTVALQKNSFAELASKISEDKKTKDHGGSLGWFTRDRLDPRYLQAVDSLKVGGISAPVAIGDSYHLFRLDGVAPERKMTLDEDWADISQYARNWYMGQKLSGFVKKWRETVHIENRLAQFKNLPDAAEGMEDAGSGSSQD, via the coding sequence ATGCGCCAGATACGATTCCTTCGCATTAAATCCCTTTGCGCCGCCCTCGCGGTCGCGGCGATCGCCGCGGCGATGCCCGCATCCGCCACCCGCCAACCCTACGACGGGGTCGTGGCCCTGGTGGACGATCAAATCATCCTGCTTTCCGAGCTGGAGGAAATGCGCATGGTCACGGCCGCCCAGACGCCGGGACTGCAGAAGGCGCCGGCAGACCTGCTGCGCAAGGAATTGCTCGAGAAGCTCATCGACGATAAGGTGGTGCTGGTCAAGGCCAAGCAGGATACCACCATCAAGGTTTCGGAGCGGGACATCTCGCCGCGCGTGGAAGAGGCCATCTCCCGTTACGTGGATCAGCAAGGCGGCGAGAAGAAGTTCGAGACCCTGCTCAAGCAGACCAACGGGATGAGCCTGGCGCAATTCCGGGCACGCCTCACCCAGCAATACCTGGATCAATCCTTCCGCCAGAAGTTGCAGTACAAATACGTAGGCGAGCACGACCCGTCCAACCAGCAGGTGAAGGAGTTTTACGATCGGTACAAGGACAGCCTGCCTTTGCAGCAAAACGGGCTGCGGCTTTCGCATATCCAAGTCAAGATCAACCCCAGCCCGGTCCTCGAGAAGGCCGCCTACCTGAAGGCCGATTCCCTGATCAAGCGGCTGGACAAGGGCGAAGCCTTCGCCGATCTGGCCAAGGCCAAGTCGGACGATGCCTCGGGCAAGGACGGCGGCGATCTCGGTTATACCAAACGCGGCACTCTCGATCCCGACTTCGAGCGCGCCGCCTTCGGCCTCGACGCGGGCGACTATACCAAGGTCCCGGTGCGCACCCGCTTCGGATACCACATCATCAAGGTGACCGGCAAGAAGGATGATCAGATCCGTTGCTCGCACATCCTGGTGCGCCTGGTTCCCGAATCGGGCGATAGCGCCCGCGCGCTCAAGTACATGGATTCGCTGCGGACCGTGGCCTTGCAAAAGAACTCATTCGCGGAACTCGCTTCCAAGATCTCGGAGGACAAGAAGACCAAGGATCATGGCGGCAGCCTCGGCTGGTTCACCCGCGATCGGCTCGACCCGCGCTACCTGCAAGCCGTGGATTCGCTCAAGGTGGGCGGGATCAGCGCGCCGGTGGCCATCGGCGACAGTTATCATCTCTTCCGCCTGGACGGCGTGGCGCCCGAACGGAAGATGACCCTGGATGAGGACTGGGCCGACATCAGCCAATACGCCCGCAACTGGTACATGGGCCAGAAGCTTTCCGGCTTCGTGAAGAAATGGCGCGAGACCGTGCACATCGAAAACCGCCTGGCCCAATTCAAGAACTTGCCCGACGCCGCGGAGGGCATGGAGGACGCCGGCTCCGGCTCGTCCCAGGATTGA
- the dacB gene encoding D-alanyl-D-alanine carboxypeptidase/D-alanyl-D-alanine-endopeptidase, translating into MKALAFGLLFAFAASDTSKADSAGKAAPAPKTGTTAEAKAQTPAKPAPVGAGNPAATHTPESTTPSEAATLGAPNAPAQSALTPVAHNYVTQVSPFLKKDLEAVYQRSHVHGKLGFSVYSTRYQRFEAQLNDTDWFTPASCLKLIVTSAALDTFPINYFPATIMDVLGSVQNRTLTGKVRISGQGDPNISDRFFPDAMSPLEPFLDTLKAMGIDTVRGMVEVTDTFFTGPHRPEAWKQHHFNTWYGAEVSAMSYNDNTFVLKVGPGAKPNDPAVVTVTPDVGYVRIVNKAKTVAGGKRRIVPAQNPDSTVVTLSGHIGTRAEGFQMILPVRNPTAYFRASILKAMALRGMIVKPESVAANVPLAKSFRFVTAPLTDVVEEINQRSQNLHAELTLRQLGKFVNHDGSSAGGIRAEKAFLARQGLDTNDFKLFDGCGLSSSNKIKPRGMATLLAKMARHRYVADYIASLASPGLDGATGKRLRPYMQTHLIRYKTGSISGVQGLCGFAFGIDGDTLASALFINDFRGSPESASRLMDSLLVHVALFYNKERPALIEAHRLLSRPDAPAAYFDRLKFFSGALMDRPYFLGPTGEGRFGRIDPSPLIDLGRFDCVTLIESSMALALAAQPRDVLPRILALRYGSDTVDYPTRNHYFVEDWLKHNASFVKVARFPGDSLLHKAIDKKKFFAAKKLPYPQANPVAEIAYMPYAKALDMMSHWTFGEKFLGVAFVTDIPGLDVTHTGFLLADGKNPPILRNASLILHKVADMPFKEYLEGRKGKCAGVLFFEFLPPPT; encoded by the coding sequence ATGAAGGCCCTCGCATTCGGTCTCCTATTCGCATTCGCCGCCTCGGATACCTCCAAGGCGGATTCGGCCGGTAAAGCCGCGCCGGCCCCCAAAACCGGTACGACCGCGGAGGCCAAGGCCCAAACCCCGGCGAAGCCCGCCCCCGTAGGCGCCGGTAACCCCGCCGCTACCCACACGCCCGAGTCCACCACGCCCTCGGAGGCCGCCACCTTGGGCGCGCCCAACGCGCCGGCCCAATCCGCCCTCACGCCGGTGGCCCATAATTATGTCACCCAGGTCTCCCCCTTCCTCAAGAAGGATTTGGAAGCGGTCTACCAGCGCAGCCACGTACACGGGAAGCTGGGCTTCAGCGTGTATTCCACCCGCTACCAGCGCTTCGAGGCGCAGCTCAACGATACCGATTGGTTCACGCCCGCGTCCTGCCTCAAGCTCATCGTCACTTCGGCGGCCCTGGATACCTTCCCCATCAACTATTTCCCGGCCACCATCATGGACGTACTGGGCTCGGTCCAGAACCGCACCCTTACGGGCAAGGTGCGCATCTCGGGCCAGGGGGATCCCAACATCTCGGACCGGTTTTTCCCGGACGCCATGAGCCCGTTGGAACCCTTCCTGGATACCCTCAAGGCGATGGGCATCGATACGGTGCGCGGGATGGTGGAGGTGACCGATACCTTCTTCACCGGGCCGCATCGTCCCGAGGCCTGGAAGCAGCATCATTTCAATACCTGGTACGGAGCCGAGGTTTCGGCGATGTCCTACAACGACAATACCTTCGTGCTCAAGGTGGGACCGGGCGCCAAACCCAACGATCCCGCCGTGGTCACCGTGACTCCCGACGTGGGCTACGTCCGCATCGTGAACAAGGCCAAGACCGTGGCCGGGGGCAAGCGCCGTATCGTACCCGCGCAGAATCCCGACTCCACCGTGGTGACCTTGAGCGGCCATATCGGGACGCGGGCCGAGGGATTCCAGATGATCCTGCCCGTACGCAACCCCACCGCCTATTTCCGGGCCTCCATCCTCAAGGCCATGGCCCTACGCGGCATGATCGTAAAGCCCGAAAGCGTGGCGGCCAACGTCCCCTTGGCCAAATCCTTCCGCTTCGTCACCGCGCCCTTGACCGACGTGGTCGAGGAGATCAACCAACGCAGCCAGAACCTCCATGCCGAACTGACCCTGCGCCAACTCGGCAAGTTCGTGAATCATGACGGCTCGTCGGCGGGGGGCATCCGCGCCGAGAAGGCCTTCCTGGCCCGGCAAGGGCTCGACACCAATGATTTCAAGCTCTTCGACGGTTGCGGCCTCTCGTCCAGCAATAAGATCAAGCCGCGCGGGATGGCGACCTTGCTGGCGAAGATGGCGCGCCATCGCTACGTGGCCGATTACATCGCCTCTCTGGCTTCCCCCGGTCTGGACGGCGCCACGGGCAAGCGCCTTCGCCCTTACATGCAGACCCATTTGATCCGCTATAAGACCGGTTCCATCAGCGGCGTGCAGGGCTTGTGCGGATTCGCCTTCGGCATCGACGGCGATACCCTCGCGTCCGCCCTGTTCATCAACGATTTCCGCGGATCGCCCGAATCGGCCTCGCGCCTGATGGACTCGCTGCTCGTCCACGTGGCCCTCTTCTACAACAAGGAACGGCCCGCCCTGATCGAAGCCCATCGCCTATTGAGCCGGCCGGATGCCCCCGCGGCCTATTTCGATCGGCTGAAATTCTTCAGCGGCGCCCTGATGGATCGGCCCTATTTCCTGGGGCCCACGGGCGAAGGCCGCTTCGGCCGCATCGATCCGTCCCCGCTCATCGATCTCGGCCGCTTCGATTGCGTGACCTTGATCGAAAGTTCCATGGCCCTCGCGCTCGCAGCGCAGCCGCGCGACGTATTGCCTCGCATCCTCGCCTTGCGTTACGGGTCGGACACCGTCGATTATCCCACCCGCAACCATTACTTCGTGGAAGACTGGCTGAAGCACAACGCATCTTTCGTGAAGGTGGCCCGCTTCCCGGGCGACAGCCTGCTCCATAAGGCCATCGATAAGAAGAAATTCTTCGCGGCCAAGAAACTGCCCTACCCCCAAGCCAACCCGGTGGCCGAAATCGCCTACATGCCTTATGCCAAGGCCTTGGACATGATGTCGCACTGGACCTTCGGGGAGAAATTCCTGGGCGTGGCTTTCGTGACCGACATTCCCGGCCTGGACGTGACCCATACCGGCTTCCTGCTAGCCGATGGCAAGAATCCGCCCATCCTCCGCAACGCCAGCCTGATTCTCCATAAAGTGGCCGATATGCCTTTCAAGGAATACCTGGAAGGGCGCAAAGGCAAATGCGCCGGAGTGCTTTTCTTCGAATTCCTGCCCCCGCCCACCTAA
- the aroA gene encoding 3-phosphoshikimate 1-carboxyvinyltransferase: MDTLVLAPARVARGSVRPPGSKSIGNRVLPLAALAGGVTRLGNLPDGEDVELMRAALLRLGVPMREDGGNLEVTGCGGPIRSTAPVELFLGNSGTATRFLTALLAAGRGTFTVDGVARMRERPIRDLVEALRPLSGATRIAYTGAEGFPPLRIDAQGLAGGTTRIKGDVSSQFLTGLLMTLPLCQGPVEVEVEGALVSAPYVDLTLRIMETFGVTVINDRFRRFSHPGSRAYVSPGRYEVEPDASSASYFLAAGAIAGGPVEVRGIGKDSLQGEARFATMLERMGAKVEYGRDFIRVAGAPLKGIDADMDLMSDTGMTLAVAALFAQGPTLIRNIGNWRVKETDRIRAMATELRKVGAIAEEGPDWLRIEPPATLRGAEIDTYQDHRMAMCFSLVSLGGVPVTIRDPGCVRKTYPGYFEAFRALTAA, from the coding sequence ATGGATACCCTTGTTTTGGCTCCGGCCCGGGTGGCGCGGGGGAGCGTGCGGCCGCCTGGTTCCAAGAGCATCGGCAATCGCGTGCTGCCTTTGGCGGCCCTGGCCGGCGGCGTGACGCGGCTGGGGAATCTTCCGGATGGCGAGGACGTGGAATTGATGAGGGCGGCCCTGCTTCGGCTGGGCGTTCCCATGCGGGAAGACGGGGGTAACCTTGAAGTTACGGGCTGCGGCGGGCCTATCCGGTCGACGGCCCCGGTGGAATTGTTCCTGGGGAATTCGGGGACCGCGACGCGGTTCCTGACGGCGCTTTTGGCCGCGGGCCGGGGGACGTTCACGGTGGACGGGGTGGCGCGCATGCGCGAGCGGCCCATCCGCGATTTGGTCGAGGCGCTGCGGCCCTTGTCGGGCGCGACGCGCATCGCCTACACGGGCGCGGAAGGCTTCCCGCCGCTCCGGATCGATGCGCAAGGGCTGGCGGGCGGGACAACGCGCATCAAGGGCGACGTGTCGAGCCAATTCCTGACGGGCCTGTTGATGACCCTTCCGCTGTGCCAGGGCCCGGTGGAAGTGGAGGTGGAAGGCGCGCTGGTCTCGGCGCCGTATGTGGATCTCACCTTGCGCATCATGGAAACCTTCGGTGTCACGGTTATCAACGATCGCTTCCGGCGCTTTTCGCATCCCGGGTCGCGCGCGTATGTATCGCCGGGCCGGTATGAGGTGGAACCGGATGCTTCTTCGGCCTCCTATTTCCTGGCCGCCGGCGCCATCGCCGGGGGGCCGGTGGAGGTGAGGGGCATCGGGAAGGACAGCTTACAGGGCGAGGCGCGCTTCGCTACCATGTTGGAACGCATGGGGGCCAAGGTCGAGTATGGCCGCGACTTCATCCGCGTCGCCGGCGCCCCACTCAAGGGCATCGACGCCGATATGGACTTGATGTCGGATACGGGCATGACCTTGGCGGTGGCGGCCTTGTTCGCGCAAGGGCCCACCCTGATCCGCAACATCGGCAACTGGCGCGTGAAAGAGACCGATCGCATCCGGGCCATGGCGACCGAGCTGCGCAAGGTCGGGGCGATCGCCGAGGAAGGCCCGGATTGGCTGCGGATCGAACCGCCCGCGACCTTGCGCGGAGCCGAGATCGACACCTACCAAGATCATCGCATGGCCATGTGCTTCTCCCTGGTTTCCCTGGGCGGCGTTCCTGTTACCATCCGCGATCCGGGATGCGTCCGCAAGACCTATCCAGGTTATTTCGAAGCCTTCCGGGCTCTCACGGCGGCTTGA
- a CDS encoding peptidyl-prolyl cis-trans isomerase, with protein sequence MRTPYALAFLGLALLSACLSACKKQESKSVVLAQVGKSTLTLDDLRESFPAEFEQLIRREQYLDFIKRWIDDEAVYQQAKQSKLESDPVVARKLEKMRRKLLIEEFLAHENAGEVFEPDDMAMNQYYEMHKEDFRRKVPEYKYAHIRAQTNKQASELRSKAQRSDFLAVAGANSLDPAPESYASIAFKKLSEVPPCLAQELEKAGIGGVSLPVACSDGFYLVKVLEKQDAGSLIAFPEAKEEISGILILERKDKLQEGRIAKYKEGLAVSYNLDNIPGLSDNGDVASGPAAQAAAAPAPVAAHASGPSPASNSRPVAAAAASRPVPAAASRPVAAPAVPKAPASPSVAVAPVAASPSPAHVAASPSAPTTNMGAQAPAAAAPAAPVNPALPREPWDPVPAAPPAKPKSTKKHARPAAPAATAPDSGAAVNATSQKTENADAPDTIPSH encoded by the coding sequence ATGAGAACGCCCTACGCCTTGGCCTTCCTGGGCCTGGCCCTTTTGTCCGCCTGCTTGTCCGCCTGCAAAAAGCAGGAATCCAAGTCCGTGGTCTTAGCCCAGGTCGGCAAATCCACCCTGACCCTGGATGATTTGCGCGAAAGCTTCCCCGCTGAATTCGAGCAGCTGATCCGCCGCGAGCAGTACCTCGACTTCATCAAGCGCTGGATCGACGACGAAGCCGTCTACCAACAAGCCAAGCAGTCCAAGCTGGAGTCGGACCCCGTCGTGGCCCGCAAGCTGGAGAAGATGCGCCGGAAACTGCTCATCGAGGAATTCCTGGCCCATGAGAACGCCGGCGAAGTGTTCGAGCCGGACGATATGGCCATGAACCAGTACTACGAGATGCACAAAGAGGATTTCCGCCGCAAGGTGCCGGAGTACAAATATGCCCACATCCGCGCCCAGACCAACAAGCAAGCGTCTGAGCTGAGGTCCAAGGCGCAACGTTCCGACTTCCTCGCGGTGGCCGGCGCCAACTCCCTCGACCCCGCCCCGGAATCCTACGCTTCCATCGCCTTCAAGAAGTTGAGCGAAGTCCCGCCTTGCCTGGCCCAAGAGCTCGAGAAGGCCGGTATCGGAGGCGTGAGCCTGCCGGTGGCATGCTCCGACGGTTTCTATTTGGTGAAAGTCCTGGAGAAGCAGGACGCGGGAAGCCTCATCGCCTTCCCGGAAGCCAAGGAGGAGATCAGCGGCATCCTCATCCTGGAGCGCAAGGACAAGCTGCAGGAAGGCCGAATCGCCAAGTACAAGGAAGGCCTGGCGGTGAGCTACAACCTCGACAATATCCCCGGGCTCTCCGATAACGGCGATGTCGCTTCGGGTCCGGCTGCCCAGGCCGCCGCGGCTCCGGCTCCCGTCGCGGCCCATGCGAGTGGCCCCTCCCCCGCCTCCAACTCCCGTCCCGTCGCGGCCGCTGCCGCATCGCGGCCCGTTCCGGCCGCCGCTTCCCGCCCCGTCGCCGCTCCGGCCGTACCCAAGGCCCCGGCTTCCCCTTCCGTTGCGGTGGCCCCCGTTGCCGCATCGCCTTCGCCGGCCCATGTCGCGGCCTCGCCTTCGGCTCCGACTACGAACATGGGGGCGCAAGCCCCCGCCGCAGCCGCTCCCGCTGCCCCAGTGAACCCCGCGCTTCCGCGCGAACCGTGGGACCCGGTCCCCGCCGCGCCTCCCGCCAAACCGAAGTCCACCAAGAAACATGCCCGTCCGGCCGCCCCGGCCGCGACGGCTCCCGATAGCGGAGCGGCCGTAAACGCCACCTCGCAGAAAACCGAGAATGCCGATGCGCCAGATACGATTCCTTCGCATTAA
- the ftsE gene encoding cell division ATP-binding protein FtsE, with amino-acid sequence MISFIHVSKSYEKDWKALADLHFRLDRGEFVFLTGPSGAGKTTVLKLIYMDEKPDVGEVLISFNKDLAYRSTETSMSKIQLLRRRLGIVFQDFKLLPDRNVFENVAFALRVAGYSNKRIKQRVYEVLTLTGISHKARNLPHQLSGGEQQRVSIARAMANEPYIVLADEPTGNLDPQTSKEIVKIFQNINASGTAVLMATHDYGLINSLPYRRLMLNRGALVNRDFI; translated from the coding sequence ATGATCTCGTTCATCCACGTTTCCAAGAGCTACGAGAAGGATTGGAAGGCCTTGGCTGACTTGCATTTCCGCCTGGACCGGGGCGAGTTCGTGTTCCTGACCGGGCCCAGCGGCGCGGGCAAGACCACGGTGCTGAAGCTCATTTACATGGACGAGAAGCCTGACGTGGGCGAGGTACTGATCTCTTTCAACAAGGATCTCGCGTACCGTTCCACGGAAACCTCCATGTCCAAGATCCAGCTGTTGCGCCGGCGCCTGGGCATCGTCTTCCAGGATTTCAAGTTGTTGCCCGATCGCAACGTCTTCGAGAACGTGGCTTTCGCCTTGCGCGTGGCGGGCTACTCCAACAAGCGCATCAAGCAGCGCGTCTACGAGGTCTTGACGCTGACCGGCATCTCCCATAAGGCGCGCAACCTCCCGCATCAGCTTTCCGGCGGCGAACAGCAGCGCGTCTCCATCGCGAGGGCCATGGCCAACGAGCCCTATATCGTTCTGGCCGATGAGCCGACGGGCAATCTCGATCCCCAAACTTCCAAGGAGATTGTCAAAATCTTCCAAAACATCAACGCGTCCGGAACTGCCGTATTGATGGCGACCCACGATTACGGGCTTATCAATAGCCTACCCTACCGGCGCCTGATGCTGAATCGGGGCGCATTGGTCAATCGGGATTTCATTTAG
- a CDS encoding class I SAM-dependent methyltransferase, with amino-acid sequence MRDETSYRTIAPYYDWIMAHVDYDAWGRYLTRLWKKGGLDPRAVLELAAGTCPFSRRDVFPPAAQVVYTDLSPFMLSRAPILSPDLRVAANALALPFKGPFDLCLMIYDAFNYLMEEKDALRCLREAHRVLRPGGLFLFDVTTAANSKRHFDHAVDFGEMEGCTYYRESHFDREARIQGNDFVFFVDAGQGLFRKVKESHQQRIYAVGTLKAMAREAGFVVEGVYEGFTFRPARETSERIHFMLRRPA; translated from the coding sequence ATGCGGGACGAGACCTCGTACCGGACCATCGCCCCTTACTACGATTGGATCATGGCCCACGTCGATTACGACGCCTGGGGCCGTTATCTGACGCGTTTGTGGAAGAAGGGCGGCCTGGACCCGCGCGCGGTCCTGGAGCTGGCCGCGGGCACCTGCCCCTTCTCCCGCCGCGACGTCTTCCCTCCCGCCGCCCAGGTCGTCTATACCGACCTCTCCCCCTTCATGCTCTCGCGCGCGCCCATCCTGTCGCCGGATTTGCGCGTAGCCGCCAACGCCCTGGCGCTTCCTTTCAAGGGCCCTTTCGATCTCTGCCTCATGATTTACGACGCCTTCAATTACCTGATGGAAGAGAAGGACGCGCTCCGATGCCTGCGCGAGGCCCACCGGGTGCTGCGCCCGGGCGGTCTGTTCCTGTTCGACGTGACCACCGCGGCCAACTCCAAGCGCCATTTCGATCATGCGGTGGATTTCGGCGAGATGGAAGGTTGCACCTACTACCGGGAAAGCCATTTCGATCGCGAGGCGCGCATCCAGGGGAACGATTTCGTGTTCTTCGTGGATGCGGGCCAAGGCCTGTTCCGTAAGGTCAAGGAGAGCCACCAGCAACGCATTTACGCCGTGGGCACGCTCAAGGCGATGGCCCGCGAGGCGGGATTCGTAGTCGAAGGCGTATACGAGGGCTTCACCTTCCGGCCGGCGCGCGAGACCTCGGAACGCATCCATTTCATGCTGCGGCGGCCCGCATGA
- a CDS encoding heavy metal-binding domain-containing protein, with product MDKPFSADNSPFLTPYSPPGDSVAPGIKPFKAMDLAPLSAAPSAPVPASRSTQSAPRLNAPPQASPFLERDPAKAFPGLAAAAPATVPVPALASASSDFPLAPKPAPDFIPVAVPAAPLLIAAEPAPFPSQLSPAPQADVAALRASATPRRGTGTEAYPKSALSMTDADAAPEAPNFLLTTGPNVEGRRIKSYLGVVSVEIVIPKDVLFRNPAPYGELQRMKAAEEHLQRVKQKAFEELVAKARALGANGVVGATLQFSQFDAMVFLCAAIGTAVKIE from the coding sequence ATGGATAAACCGTTCTCCGCCGACAATAGCCCTTTCCTGACGCCCTACTCCCCGCCCGGCGATTCCGTCGCTCCGGGGATAAAACCTTTTAAGGCCATGGATTTGGCGCCGCTATCGGCGGCGCCCTCGGCTCCAGTCCCGGCTTCGCGCTCGACCCAGAGCGCGCCGCGCCTTAACGCCCCGCCGCAAGCGAGCCCATTCCTGGAGAGGGATCCCGCGAAGGCCTTTCCCGGCCTGGCCGCGGCGGCGCCTGCCACGGTTCCGGTTCCGGCTCTTGCTTCCGCTTCGAGCGATTTTCCCCTCGCTCCCAAACCCGCGCCCGATTTCATTCCGGTGGCGGTCCCGGCAGCGCCCCTGTTGATCGCCGCCGAGCCGGCCCCGTTCCCAAGCCAACTCTCCCCTGCGCCGCAAGCCGACGTCGCCGCCTTGCGGGCCTCCGCGACCCCTCGTCGGGGCACGGGGACCGAAGCTTATCCGAAATCGGCGCTAAGCATGACCGATGCCGATGCGGCCCCGGAAGCGCCCAACTTCCTTCTAACCACCGGCCCGAACGTGGAAGGCCGCCGCATCAAGTCGTATCTGGGCGTGGTGTCGGTGGAAATCGTGATCCCCAAGGACGTTCTGTTCCGCAATCCTGCGCCTTACGGTGAACTGCAACGCATGAAGGCCGCGGAAGAGCACTTGCAACGCGTGAAGCAGAAGGCTTTCGAAGAGCTGGTGGCGAAAGCGCGCGCGCTGGGCGCCAACGGGGTGGTCGGCGCTACGCTGCAATTCTCCCAGTTCGATGCGATGGTTTTTCTATGCGCGGCTATTGGTACTGCGGTGAAGATCGAGTGA
- a CDS encoding transcriptional repressor: MGDSKDKLHPEAHGLYSDFLKKNKMFFTKERTRLLDFILGQEGHFSADELLFGMQKADLKVSRATLYRSLSQLVEAGILSESDFGHGHTHYEIALGSKPHVHLICTDSGDVREVYSQKLEDALNDLARKEGFKIKRYKIQVFGVSKASRKDSAKS; the protein is encoded by the coding sequence ATGGGCGATTCGAAGGACAAGCTCCACCCCGAGGCGCACGGCCTCTATTCCGACTTCCTCAAGAAGAACAAGATGTTCTTCACGAAGGAGCGTACCCGCCTGTTGGATTTCATCCTCGGGCAGGAAGGCCATTTCAGCGCCGACGAATTGCTCTTCGGCATGCAAAAAGCCGACCTGAAGGTCTCGCGCGCCACCCTGTACCGGTCCCTAAGCCAATTGGTGGAAGCCGGCATCCTTTCCGAATCGGATTTCGGGCACGGCCATACCCATTACGAGATCGCCCTGGGATCAAAACCGCACGTCCACCTCATCTGCACCGACTCCGGGGACGTACGGGAAGTGTATTCGCAGAAGCTCGAGGATGCGCTGAACGATCTGGCCCGCAAGGAAGGCTTCAAGATCAAACGCTACAAGATCCAGGTTTTCGGCGTTTCCAAGGCATCACGCAAGGATTCCGCCAAATCCTGA